A region from the Candidatus Paceibacterota bacterium genome encodes:
- a CDS encoding LAGLIDADG family homing endonuclease, with product MQEVSRVRSTKRKDARFNPKLELPLGKEQIQRKKLHPQYVAGFIDGEGSFSISIGKHKTLRRGFEIRPEFEIELRKDDQEILERILVTIGIGKIYDCSYERYGWYPHAKYKIMSIWDLKEYLFPFLDKNPLQAKKKKSYLLFRQIVLMICAKKHLSDRGFNKIVKLRDELRALGKKAKTYHGKVSEFEKKIE from the coding sequence ATGCAAGAAGTCAGCAGAGTTCGTAGTACCAAAAGGAAAGATGCTCGGTTTAACCCCAAGCTAGAACTTCCTCTTGGGAAGGAACAAATTCAAAGGAAAAAGTTACATCCTCAATATGTTGCAGGATTTATTGATGGAGAAGGATCTTTTTCGATTAGTATTGGAAAGCACAAAACTTTGCGTAGAGGTTTCGAAATTCGTCCGGAATTTGAAATAGAATTACGGAAGGACGATCAAGAAATCTTGGAGCGAATACTTGTGACTATCGGAATTGGAAAAATTTACGATTGCTCATACGAGCGATACGGATGGTATCCACATGCGAAGTACAAAATTATGAGCATCTGGGACCTGAAAGAATATTTATTTCCATTTCTCGATAAAAATCCATTACAAGCGAAAAAGAAAAAATCCTATCTACTTTTTAGGCAAATAGTTTTGATGATTTGCGCTAAGAAACATTTGTCTGATAGGGGATTTAACAAAATCGTAAAACTTCGCGACGAGCTTCGCGCTCTAGGGAAGAAAGCTAAAACTTATCATGGCAAGGTAAGTGAATTCGAGAAAAAAATCGAATAA
- the pyk gene encoding pyruvate kinase, with product MHTLPPKKTKIVCTVGPATESQESLEKLLKAGMNVMRLNFSHGDFEEHGRRIHNLRAAMIETGIPAAVLQDLGGPKIRIGTFTTEVVTLKEGQTFTLTTREIVGDENIVHVNYPLLPKEVEKGHHIFLFDGRLKLEVLKIKDADITCKVLVGGEIKGKRGVNLPHSNISISSLTPKDKKDLAFGFEHNVDYVALSFVRKPSDITELRKILDKKKSQAGIIAKIETPQAVANIDEIIKLSDGIMVARGDLAIEIPAEHVPMVQKAIIKKCNEAGKPVITATQMLESMIKTSIPTRAEVSDIANAIIDGTDAIMLSEETTLGKYPVEAVSVMSRVAHRVETDFLHKQLLGTGDAVEPRTVGEAINASAVRTAERVKARLIVSLTHSGYSARMISRHKPTHPILVMTPHQKTFNKALLYFAAYPVLIKQFKTLSEVLVVIRKFCLENNLAQKGDKVVVACGMPFGKVIETNMMLVETI from the coding sequence ATGCACACTTTACCCCCAAAGAAGACGAAGATTGTTTGTACTGTTGGTCCGGCGACTGAATCACAGGAGTCTCTGGAGAAGCTTTTAAAAGCCGGCATGAATGTCATGCGACTAAACTTTTCTCACGGCGATTTCGAGGAACATGGTCGTAGAATCCATAACCTACGAGCCGCAATGATTGAGACCGGTATCCCAGCCGCCGTCCTCCAAGACCTGGGCGGGCCGAAAATTCGCATCGGTACCTTTACGACCGAAGTCGTCACTCTTAAAGAAGGGCAGACCTTTACTTTGACTACCCGAGAGATTGTCGGCGACGAAAATATTGTTCATGTCAATTATCCGCTTTTACCGAAAGAGGTTGAAAAGGGTCACCACATTTTTCTTTTCGATGGCCGATTAAAACTGGAGGTGTTGAAAATCAAGGATGCCGATATTACCTGCAAAGTCTTGGTTGGCGGAGAGATCAAGGGCAAGCGGGGAGTCAATTTGCCTCACAGCAACATCTCCATCAGCTCGCTCACACCGAAAGACAAAAAAGATTTGGCATTCGGTTTTGAGCACAATGTTGATTATGTTGCCCTATCTTTTGTCCGCAAACCGTCCGACATTACCGAGCTCCGAAAAATTTTGGATAAGAAAAAATCTCAAGCCGGCATTATTGCCAAAATCGAGACTCCGCAAGCGGTGGCCAATATCGATGAAATCATCAAACTTTCGGATGGCATCATGGTGGCGCGAGGTGACTTGGCAATTGAAATCCCGGCCGAGCATGTGCCGATGGTTCAAAAAGCGATCATCAAAAAATGCAATGAGGCCGGCAAGCCGGTGATTACTGCCACGCAAATGCTCGAATCAATGATCAAGACTTCAATCCCGACTCGCGCCGAAGTTTCCGATATTGCGAATGCGATTATCGACGGCACTGATGCGATTATGCTTTCTGAAGAGACCACCTTGGGCAAATACCCAGTTGAAGCGGTTTCCGTGATGAGTCGAGTGGCGCATCGGGTGGAGACCGATTTCTTGCATAAACAACTTTTGGGTACTGGTGATGCAGTCGAACCGCGCACTGTCGGTGAAGCCATCAACGCTTCGGCGGTCCGAACTGCGGAAAGAGTCAAGGCTAGATTGATTGTCTCCTTGACGCACTCCGGTTACAGCGCCCGAATGATTTCTCGTCACAAGCCGACTCATCCAATTTTGGTAATGACTCCGCATCAGAAAACTTTTAACAAAGCTCTACTTTATTTTGCCGCCTACCCGGTTTTAATCAAGCAATTCAAAACTTTGAGTGAAGTCTTGGTGGTGATTAGAAAATTCTGTCTGGAAAACAATTTGGCGCAAAAAGGGGACAAAGTGGTGGTAGCTTGCGGTATGCCTTTTGGCAAAGTGATTGAGACGAATATGATGTTGGTGGAGACAATCTAA
- the murD gene encoding UDP-N-acetylmuramoyl-L-alanine--D-glutamate ligase gives MKIPDGYFKGKKITVMGLGLLGRGVGDIKFLAEAGADLIVTDLKSEDVLSPSLKQLQNLRTSKPINFVLGEHRLEDFRNRDFILKAAGVPLDSVYITEAKKCWIPIKMSASWFAELAEGVKIVGVTGTRGKSTTTVLIYEILKKAGRQVFLGGNIRGVSTLAFLNEAKPGDIAVLELDSWQLQGFGEAEFSPQVAVFTTFLDDHLNYYKGDRDMYFEDKANIFKYQKKGDVLVVSEMVTEDARFRIHDSRMKIAKKEEVPKDWKIQIPGEHNLSNIACAFEAVKVLGVPLATIKEAVEEFKGVEGRLQDLGIFDGVRIYNDNNATTPDATVAALKALNKNIILICGGSDKGLDMTALVTEIPKHCKAIVLLSGSGSLSLLTTHYSLPTKVEMKEVANLGQALDASLRLAAKGDIIIFSPAFASFGLFKNEYDRNDQFLELVEKLKNR, from the coding sequence ATGAAAATTCCAGATGGCTATTTCAAGGGTAAAAAAATAACGGTAATGGGACTGGGTCTTTTGGGTCGGGGGGTGGGGGATATCAAATTTCTGGCCGAAGCCGGGGCTGATTTGATTGTGACTGATTTGAAATCTGAGGATGTTCTTAGTCCATCTTTGAAACAACTTCAAAATCTTAGAACTTCAAAACCAATAAACTTTGTCCTGGGCGAGCACCGTCTAGAAGATTTTAGAAATCGAGATTTTATTCTGAAAGCGGCCGGTGTTCCGTTGGATTCAGTTTATATTACTGAAGCAAAAAAATGCTGGATTCCAATAAAGATGAGTGCCTCCTGGTTTGCGGAATTGGCCGAAGGAGTAAAAATTGTCGGAGTGACCGGCACGCGCGGGAAATCAACCACCACAGTTTTAATTTACGAAATTCTCAAAAAGGCCGGCCGGCAAGTTTTTCTGGGTGGTAATATTCGAGGGGTTTCGACTCTGGCATTTCTTAACGAGGCTAAGCCTGGAGATATTGCAGTTTTGGAATTGGATTCCTGGCAACTCCAAGGTTTTGGCGAGGCCGAATTTTCACCTCAAGTGGCAGTATTTACGACTTTTCTCGATGACCATCTGAATTATTATAAAGGCGATAGAGATATGTATTTTGAAGACAAAGCCAATATTTTTAAATACCAGAAAAAAGGCGACGTTTTGGTGGTTAGCGAGATGGTCACGGAAGATGCAAGATTCAGGATTCATGATTCAAGAATGAAAATAGCAAAGAAGGAAGAGGTGCCAAAAGATTGGAAGATACAAATTCCCGGCGAGCACAATCTTTCAAATATCGCCTGCGCTTTTGAGGCGGTGAAGGTGCTCGGGGTGCCCTTGGCAACAATCAAGGAGGCGGTCGAGGAGTTTAAAGGAGTCGAGGGACGCCTGCAAGATCTCGGAATTTTCGACGGGGTGAGGATTTATAATGACAATAATGCCACTACACCCGACGCGACAGTCGCCGCCCTAAAAGCTTTGAATAAAAATATAATTTTAATTTGTGGCGGGTCGGACAAGGGTTTAGATATGACGGCCTTAGTTACGGAAATTCCTAAACATTGTAAAGCGATCGTTTTGCTTTCCGGCTCTGGTTCTCTTTCACTACTCACTACTCACTACTCACTACCAACTAAAGTGGAAATGAAAGAGGTCGCAAATTTAGGCCAAGCACTGGACGCATCACTCAGGTTGGCCGCTAAAGGAGACATTATTATTTTCAGTCCTGCTTTTGCCTCATTCGGTTTGTTCAAAAATGAGTATGACCGCAATGATCAGTTTTTGGAATTGGTTGAGAAATTAAAAAACCGATAA
- a CDS encoding Mur ligase family protein: MALNLNEVRKVYFLGIGGIGISAIARMFLARGVKVSGSDIGESEITKELVRLGAKIIFGQDLNLIPKDSDLIIYTKALEVSAPDFLKQVKSLNIPVLSYPETLSLISKGKFTIAIAGTHGKTTTTAMIGKIMMDGKCDPTLIVGSLIQGPTLDREEGRTFATNFVSGKSDYFVIEADEYRRAFLNLYPKILVITNIDADHLDYYKDLEDVQNAFVELVAKVPKDGILICNPNLPNLAPVLDCAACAILDYSSTDISELKLKVPGRHNRENAQAALTLAGVLGIDQKVARKSLENFSGTWRRFEYKGETKSGALVYDDYAHNPHKIRAALQGARELYPKSKIFAVFQPHLFSRTKTLLSEFGQSFEDANEVLLLPIYPAREVFDASINSEMLGEKIKSNGQTVRNFHDFNSAANYLKTHSQKGDIVMIIGAGDINNLTRQILK; this comes from the coding sequence ATGGCTTTAAATTTGAATGAGGTCCGGAAAGTTTATTTTCTAGGCATTGGTGGGATCGGTATTTCGGCGATTGCCCGGATGTTTTTGGCTCGAGGTGTCAAGGTGTCCGGTTCCGATATCGGCGAAAGCGAGATAACTAAAGAGCTGGTTAGGCTTGGAGCAAAAATTATTTTTGGCCAAGATTTGAATTTGATTCCCAAGGATTCAGATCTGATCATATATACCAAAGCCCTTGAGGTTTCAGCTCCGGATTTTTTGAAGCAAGTTAAATCTTTGAACATTCCCGTTTTGTCTTATCCGGAAACTTTGTCTTTGATTTCGAAAGGTAAATTTACTATCGCGATTGCCGGGACACACGGTAAGACCACGACGACCGCGATGATCGGGAAAATTATGATGGACGGAAAGTGTGATCCCACCCTGATTGTCGGCTCTTTGATTCAAGGTCCGACCTTGGATCGGGAAGAAGGTCGGACCTTTGCTACGAATTTTGTAAGCGGCAAAAGCGATTACTTTGTGATTGAGGCTGATGAATATCGGCGGGCCTTTCTCAATCTTTACCCGAAGATTTTAGTGATTACCAATATTGATGCTGATCATTTGGACTATTATAAAGATTTGGAAGATGTTCAAAATGCTTTTGTCGAGTTGGTCGCCAAAGTGCCCAAAGATGGCATTTTGATTTGTAATCCCAATTTGCCAAATTTGGCGCCGGTTTTGGATTGCGCCGCCTGCGCGATTTTGGACTACAGCTCGACTGATATTTCCGAGCTCAAACTTAAAGTGCCAGGTCGTCACAATCGCGAGAACGCACAGGCGGCGCTAACTCTCGCCGGAGTTCTGGGAATTGATCAAAAAGTGGCCCGAAAATCTCTCGAAAATTTCTCTGGTACTTGGCGCCGTTTTGAATACAAAGGGGAGACCAAGTCTGGGGCTTTGGTTTATGACGATTATGCCCATAACCCGCACAAAATACGGGCGGCGCTTCAGGGTGCACGAGAGTTGTATCCAAAATCCAAAATTTTTGCTGTCTTTCAGCCACATCTTTTTAGTCGGACTAAAACCCTACTTTCAGAATTTGGTCAGAGTTTCGAGGATGCCAATGAAGTTTTGCTTTTGCCGATCTATCCCGCCCGCGAGGTCTTTGATGCTTCTATTAATTCTGAAATGCTGGGTGAGAAAATAAAATCAAATGGGCAGACAGTAAGAAATTTCCATGATTTTAATTCTGCTGCAAACTATTTAAAAACTCACTCCCAAAAAGGTGATATTGTCATGATTATTGGAGCAGGGGATATAAATAATCTAACCCGACAGATTCTGAAATGA
- the rsmI gene encoding 16S rRNA (cytidine(1402)-2'-O)-methyltransferase, translating to MGTLFVIGTPIGNLEDITLRALRIFKEVDVILCEDTRTTQNLLKHYQIIDKRLSAYNDQKSGISAEKAIAWLEEGMNLALVTDAGTPGISDPGSMLVKAVREKMPEVKIESVPGPSALTSALSISGLLINDFVFLGFLPHKKGRETLFKEIAGMERAAIFYESPHRILKTLESLQKFSPEKKITIVKELTKIHEEVISGTASEALEFFAKNKDKVRGEFVVIVN from the coding sequence ATGGGGACACTTTTTGTTATAGGGACACCAATTGGTAATCTGGAGGATATCACTTTACGGGCTTTGAGAATTTTCAAAGAGGTTGATGTGATTTTGTGTGAGGATACTCGCACGACTCAAAATTTGCTCAAGCATTATCAGATTATCGACAAGAGGCTTTCGGCTTACAACGACCAGAAGAGTGGCATTTCGGCCGAGAAGGCGATTGCATGGCTTGAGGAGGGGATGAATCTGGCTTTGGTGACGGATGCCGGGACACCGGGAATTTCCGATCCTGGCTCAATGCTGGTCAAAGCTGTCAGGGAAAAAATGCCGGAAGTAAAAATTGAGTCGGTGCCGGGACCGAGCGCGCTTACCTCGGCGTTATCAATCTCAGGTCTTTTGATCAATGATTTTGTTTTTCTCGGATTTCTTCCGCACAAGAAGGGGAGAGAGACTTTGTTCAAAGAAATCGCTGGCATGGAAAGAGCGGCCATTTTCTACGAATCGCCACATCGGATTTTGAAAACCTTGGAATCACTTCAGAAATTTTCTCCGGAGAAAAAAATTACGATTGTTAAAGAATTGACCAAAATCCACGAAGAAGTCATTTCTGGCACCGCTTCCGAAGCCCTAGAATTTTTTGCTAAAAATAAGGACAAAGTAAGAGGGGAGTTTGTTGTAATTGTAAACTAA
- a CDS encoding putative glycoside hydrolase, whose product MPWLRSTIKTNTGRAVIFGGILVAIIVAVGYFLIPSFLLQTYSSGSVNQALKILATSTPFVVTHVATPVPVKGIYMTSCVVGSKSLREGLKKIANETDVNSIVIDIKDFSGKISFETDNPKLKGAISERCLARDMKEFVGELHQAGIYVIGRITVFQDPYYTAIRPDLAIKKSSDHEAVWKDFKGLSFIEAGAKDFWSYIAELSVESYKIGFDELNYDYIRFPSDGNMKDIYYPFSEETVKADPELGMAKVLKSFFAFLSGEVRSKTKAKISADLFGMTTTNPDDLNIGQLLEYTLPYFDYVSPMVYPSHYPKDFNGWLDPNKHPYGVVKYSMDKAVVRVKLFNDTVASTSVDVLRPWLQDFNYGGTYGVPEVQAQMSATYDSGLDSWLLWSPSNRYTIKALGPIASTTPKD is encoded by the coding sequence ATGCCTTGGCTTCGGTCCACAATTAAAACTAACACTGGCCGAGCCGTTATTTTTGGCGGTATTTTGGTGGCAATAATTGTGGCGGTCGGCTATTTTCTGATTCCCAGCTTTTTGTTGCAGACTTACTCAAGCGGTAGTGTGAACCAAGCTTTGAAGATTTTGGCCACCAGCACGCCATTTGTGGTGACACACGTGGCAACCCCGGTGCCGGTCAAGGGTATTTATATGACCTCCTGTGTGGTTGGCTCGAAATCTTTGCGTGAAGGTCTTAAAAAAATTGCCAATGAGACCGATGTCAATTCAATAGTTATCGACATCAAAGATTTTTCAGGAAAAATTTCTTTTGAGACTGATAACCCAAAATTGAAAGGAGCGATTTCGGAACGATGTCTGGCGCGCGACATGAAGGAATTTGTCGGTGAATTGCATCAAGCAGGGATTTATGTCATCGGCCGAATCACGGTTTTTCAAGATCCTTATTATACGGCCATCCGGCCTGATTTGGCGATAAAAAAATCCAGTGACCATGAAGCGGTTTGGAAAGATTTTAAGGGTTTAAGTTTTATCGAGGCCGGAGCCAAAGATTTTTGGAGTTATATTGCCGAGCTTTCGGTTGAATCATACAAAATTGGTTTTGATGAGTTGAACTACGACTATATCCGCTTTCCCTCGGACGGTAACATGAAAGATATTTATTATCCTTTCAGCGAGGAAACTGTCAAAGCAGATCCGGAACTCGGGATGGCCAAGGTGCTAAAATCTTTTTTTGCTTTTCTTTCGGGTGAAGTTCGGTCCAAAACCAAAGCCAAAATTTCTGCCGACCTTTTTGGCATGACGACTACCAATCCGGATGATTTAAATATCGGCCAACTGCTGGAGTATACTTTGCCGTATTTCGATTATGTGAGCCCGATGGTTTACCCGTCGCATTACCCGAAGGATTTTAATGGCTGGCTTGATCCGAACAAGCATCCTTATGGTGTGGTTAAATATTCGATGGACAAAGCGGTGGTGCGGGTAAAACTTTTCAATGATACGGTGGCCTCGACCAGTGTCGATGTTTTGCGACCTTGGCTTCAAGATTTTAATTACGGCGGAACTTACGGCGTGCCGGAAGTTCAGGCTCAAATGTCGGCGACTTACGATTCCGGTCTTGACTCGTGGCTTTTGTGGTCGCCGTCTAATCGCTACACAATCAAAGCACTTGGGCCAATCGCTTCAACCACTCCGAAAGACTGA
- a CDS encoding type IV secretion system DNA-binding domain-containing protein has translation MATPEQVTYFAQTDYRNKRTPFGIKAKDRTRHVYVIGKTGMGKSTLLENMAIQDIKNGEGFAFIDPHGKTAELLLDYVPENRIKDVLYFAPFDMDYPVAFNVMEDVGADKRHLVASGLMSTFKKIWVDAWSARMEYILNNTILALLEYPGATLLDVNRMLAQKDFRKKVVENIKDVSVKSFWVDEFAKYTDKFAAEATPAIQNKVGQFTSNPLIRNIIGQPKSTFDIRQMMDTKKILIINLSKGKVGETNANLLGSMMITKIYLGAMSRADVPEKVLKTLPNFYLYVDEFQSFANESFANILSEARKYQLNLTIAHQYVEQMSEEVRAAVFGNVGTMISFRVGAFDAELLEKEYAPQFTAEDMVNLGFAQIYLKLMIDGVSSSPFSALTLPPIAPAGVKFTNEIIKSSREQFAKPRVTVEEEIAKVQDVGGMGGKIATAPSASSSTPSAYPPRVPSQSSRDFSRPAGPSASATPSAPRSDFRSQSAPRPPEARAESRPFESRPAEPKNERPPLEGAKSFKEALTPHLAKIQAESVKPVETPKPISLNQLKKEPVSGLPKTEHKLGEGEASDLKKALADLIKTSAGPTATPTPTSAVPIATQSEKPKVVPVPKVEIKPAQNSSPRIHEKAYQNSPKPAPQTAPTHQSNQTKPIQPARPLQSAALPHSAHQNQPNNFPPKPKGVPDELLKKVLQVDKPGQ, from the coding sequence ATGGCTACTCCTGAACAAGTCACATATTTTGCGCAGACTGATTATCGCAATAAACGCACACCTTTTGGCATCAAAGCCAAAGATCGAACCCGCCATGTCTATGTGATCGGTAAGACTGGTATGGGCAAGTCCACACTTCTCGAAAACATGGCCATTCAGGATATCAAGAATGGCGAAGGTTTTGCTTTTATTGACCCACACGGCAAAACGGCGGAACTTCTGCTTGATTATGTGCCGGAGAATCGGATTAAAGACGTTTTATATTTTGCGCCCTTCGATATGGATTACCCAGTGGCTTTTAACGTGATGGAAGATGTCGGGGCAGATAAGCGACACTTGGTGGCGTCTGGTCTCATGAGTACCTTCAAAAAGATTTGGGTGGATGCTTGGTCGGCGAGAATGGAATACATTTTGAATAATACAATTTTGGCACTTTTGGAATATCCGGGTGCGACCCTGCTCGATGTGAACCGAATGCTGGCGCAGAAAGACTTTCGCAAGAAAGTCGTCGAGAATATTAAAGATGTCTCGGTCAAATCATTTTGGGTTGACGAATTTGCCAAATACACCGACAAGTTTGCGGCCGAAGCGACACCGGCGATTCAAAACAAAGTTGGTCAGTTTACTTCGAACCCACTGATTCGTAACATCATCGGTCAGCCGAAATCGACTTTTGATATCCGGCAAATGATGGATACCAAAAAAATTCTGATTATCAACCTCTCCAAAGGCAAGGTTGGCGAGACCAATGCCAACTTGTTGGGTAGTATGATGATTACCAAGATTTATCTTGGCGCCATGAGTCGTGCCGATGTGCCGGAAAAAGTTTTGAAAACTTTGCCGAACTTTTATCTCTATGTCGATGAATTTCAATCTTTTGCCAACGAGTCGTTTGCCAACATTCTCTCGGAGGCCAGAAAGTATCAATTAAACCTGACAATTGCGCACCAGTACGTCGAACAAATGTCCGAAGAAGTCCGGGCGGCGGTTTTCGGCAACGTCGGTACCATGATTTCTTTCCGAGTCGGCGCTTTCGATGCCGAGCTTTTGGAAAAGGAGTACGCGCCGCAGTTTACTGCGGAAGATATGGTGAACCTTGGCTTCGCGCAAATTTATCTGAAACTGATGATTGACGGTGTCAGCTCCTCGCCATTTTCGGCTCTAACTTTGCCACCAATTGCTCCGGCCGGAGTTAAGTTTACCAATGAAATTATTAAGTCTTCTCGTGAGCAATTCGCTAAGCCCCGCGTGACGGTGGAGGAGGAAATTGCCAAGGTCCAAGATGTTGGTGGTATGGGCGGGAAAATTGCCACTGCCCCGAGCGCTTCTTCCAGCACTCCTTCGGCCTATCCACCACGAGTACCAAGTCAGTCATCTCGAGATTTTTCTCGACCAGCCGGCCCGTCGGCGTCAGCAACTCCGTCAGCTCCAAGAAGTGATTTTAGAAGTCAGTCGGCGCCAAGACCGCCGGAAGCTAGAGCCGAGAGCCGTCCGTTCGAAAGCCGACCGGCTGAACCGAAAAATGAAAGACCGCCTCTTGAAGGCGCCAAAAGCTTCAAAGAAGCTCTCACTCCGCATTTGGCTAAAATTCAGGCCGAATCGGTTAAACCTGTCGAAACCCCAAAACCAATCAGCCTCAATCAGCTTAAAAAAGAGCCGGTAAGTGGACTGCCAAAGACCGAACATAAACTTGGAGAAGGAGAGGCCTCAGATTTGAAAAAGGCTTTGGCCGATCTGATTAAGACTTCAGCTGGACCGACTGCAACTCCAACTCCGACCTCGGCCGTTCCGATCGCGACCCAAAGTGAAAAACCAAAAGTTGTGCCCGTGCCGAAAGTAGAAATTAAGCCCGCTCAAAATTCCAGTCCTCGAATTCATGAAAAGGCTTATCAAAATTCACCTAAACCGGCACCTCAAACTGCTCCAACACACCAATCTAATCAAACAAAACCGATACAGCCGGCTCGGCCGTTGCAGTCGGCCGCCCTACCTCACTCGGCTCATCAAAATCAGCCAAATAATTTTCCGCCCAAACCAAAAGGCGTGCCGGACGAGCTTTTGAAAAAAGTTCTCCAGGTTGATAAGCCGGGTCAATGA
- a CDS encoding lamin tail domain-containing protein: MKKPFLICLVAMAICWPAFVLAAPVISEIMYDVEGTDTGREWMEVSNNSSTAINLSDWKLFEASTNHKLTFVRGSESVPAGGYAIVADDPQKFLADWPNFSGTLFDSTFSLSNTGETLILRSPDLVDVDTVSYTNNNGGAGDGKSLQRTNDDWSAALPTPGLASALSAPTPLADNNSGSTTVATLANNSVGSHRIEPSIYADAGDDRTVAAGSVGLFTALASGLKNEPLEAERYFWTFGDGSFAEGKKIFHAYASPGTYLAMLEITSGAYVASARVKVTVVPATLSILSVSGGPQGGITLKNESIYELDLSWWQLVSGSNKFVFPKNTIVLPKATVTFPVSITSLSDINQGVSLFYPNGELASRFSYEAGVSKSAVINPTPVVSVAKKSPPVTVPKMQIAEPVIETQGFEQAAAVGLVTKDLGQNRGDKFSWPWLWGVLGLAVLAVSGVWYVNRANSDSAGIDTGGVAPGEFDLIEE; encoded by the coding sequence ATGAAAAAGCCGTTTCTAATTTGTTTAGTCGCGATGGCCATTTGTTGGCCGGCTTTTGTTTTGGCGGCGCCAGTCATTTCGGAAATTATGTATGATGTTGAAGGTACCGATACCGGCAGGGAATGGATGGAGGTATCAAACAACAGTAGCACCGCCATCAATTTGTCGGACTGGAAACTTTTTGAAGCCAGTACCAATCACAAGCTGACTTTTGTGCGGGGCAGTGAGAGCGTTCCTGCTGGTGGTTATGCAATCGTGGCTGACGATCCGCAAAAATTTTTGGCGGATTGGCCAAATTTTTCCGGGACACTTTTTGACAGCACTTTTTCACTTTCGAATACCGGAGAGACCTTAATCTTAAGGTCGCCTGATTTGGTCGATGTTGATACGGTTTCCTACACGAATAATAATGGGGGAGCCGGCGACGGTAAATCACTCCAGAGGACTAATGACGATTGGTCAGCTGCGCTACCGACTCCCGGCTTAGCTTCGGCCCTGTCCGCCCCGACTCCACTGGCAGATAACAATAGTGGGAGCACGACAGTCGCCACCCTGGCCAATAATTCAGTTGGCTCGCACCGAATTGAGCCCTCAATTTATGCAGATGCGGGTGATGATCGCACAGTCGCCGCCGGTTCGGTTGGACTTTTTACCGCTCTTGCTTCGGGTTTAAAAAATGAGCCCTTGGAGGCCGAAAGATATTTCTGGACTTTTGGTGATGGCTCTTTCGCTGAAGGTAAAAAAATTTTTCACGCTTATGCCTCGCCTGGTACTTATCTCGCTATGCTTGAAATCACTTCGGGTGCATATGTAGCCAGTGCAAGAGTGAAGGTGACAGTTGTGCCGGCTACGCTTTCGATTTTAAGTGTTTCCGGTGGCCCGCAAGGCGGTATCACTCTTAAAAACGAAAGCATCTATGAGCTGGATTTATCATGGTGGCAGTTGGTTTCCGGTTCTAACAAATTTGTTTTTCCTAAAAATACGATTGTTTTGCCCAAAGCGACGGTCACTTTTCCGGTCTCGATAACCAGTCTCTCTGACATTAATCAGGGAGTTTCCTTGTTTTATCCTAATGGTGAACTGGCCAGCCGTTTTAGTTATGAGGCCGGTGTTTCTAAGTCGGCTGTCATAAATCCCACTCCGGTCGTGTCGGTGGCTAAAAAGTCTCCTCCGGTGACTGTTCCCAAAATGCAGATAGCCGAGCCGGTAATTGAAACTCAGGGTTTTGAACAGGCCGCTGCAGTTGGTTTAGTCACCAAAGATTTGGGCCAAAACCGGGGAGATAAATTTTCTTGGCCGTGGCTCTGGGGAGTCTTGGGTTTAGCCGTTTTGGCGGTTTCGGGAGTGTGGTATGTTAATAGAGCGAATAGTGACTCGGCTGGCATTGATACCGGCGGAGTTGCGCCGGGTGAATTTGATTTAATTGAAGAATGA